In one window of Aceticella autotrophica DNA:
- a CDS encoding phasin family protein → MANFLEKSINFGFGLYSLSKEKIENMVDELVKKGEVAREDAQGVVKDLVKKGEEQKDEIKKIFKDALKETFDYMNIAKKEDLITKEEIRKLIHEELKNILDKEKSQGRQM, encoded by the coding sequence ATGGCGAATTTTCTTGAAAAGTCTATCAACTTTGGATTTGGACTTTATTCATTATCAAAAGAGAAAATAGAGAATATGGTAGATGAACTTGTTAAGAAAGGTGAAGTTGCAAGAGAAGATGCACAGGGTGTTGTGAAAGACCTCGTAAAAAAGGGTGAAGAACAAAAAGACGAGATTAAGAAGATATTTAAAGATGCCTTAAAGGAAACATTTGATTATATGAATATTGCCAAAAAAGAAGACTTAATAACAAAAGAGGAAATAAGAAAATTGATACATGAAGAACTTAAAAATATACTTGATAAAGAAAAATCACAAGGAAGGCAGATGTAA
- a CDS encoding NAD(P)H-dependent flavin oxidoreductase: MLNFNIKSLKIGNLTAKLPIIQGGMGIGISLNNLASAVANEGGIGVISTAGIGMCEKDFSTNYVEANIRALKKEIQKAREKTRGILGVNVMVALSNFADMVKTAIDEGIDIIFSGAGLPLNLPKFLDKTKDTKIVPIVSSGRAANIITKRWLEKYDYLPNAVVVEGPKAGGHLGFSVEQISNPDYALEKILVDVINAIKPYEECYGKTIPVIAAGGIYTGEDIYRFIKLGASGVQMATRFVTTEECDASINFKKAYINCKKEDIGIIKSPVGMPGRAIVNKFLEDVNKGEKKPYKCLFHCIISCNYRKSPYCIAQALINAQKGDLENGFAFAGSNAYRAKEITTVKELISTLKKEYNNALNK, from the coding sequence ATGCTTAATTTTAATATTAAAAGCTTAAAAATAGGAAATTTGACCGCAAAACTACCGATTATTCAAGGCGGCATGGGAATAGGAATTTCTTTAAATAATCTTGCATCAGCTGTAGCAAATGAAGGTGGAATAGGTGTTATTTCAACAGCAGGAATCGGTATGTGTGAAAAGGATTTTTCAACAAATTATGTAGAAGCTAATATCAGAGCACTTAAGAAGGAAATACAAAAAGCAAGGGAAAAAACAAGGGGTATCCTTGGGGTAAATGTTATGGTTGCGTTATCAAACTTTGCCGATATGGTTAAAACAGCTATTGATGAGGGAATAGACATCATATTTTCAGGAGCAGGACTACCGCTTAACCTTCCAAAATTTTTGGATAAAACAAAAGACACTAAGATTGTTCCGATTGTTTCATCCGGCAGAGCTGCAAATATCATTACAAAGAGATGGCTGGAAAAATATGATTATCTTCCGAATGCTGTGGTTGTAGAAGGTCCAAAGGCAGGCGGACATCTTGGATTTTCTGTAGAACAAATTTCAAACCCTGATTATGCACTTGAAAAAATCTTGGTAGATGTAATAAATGCAATAAAGCCATATGAAGAATGTTACGGAAAGACTATTCCCGTAATTGCTGCAGGTGGCATATATACAGGTGAAGATATATACAGATTTATTAAGTTAGGAGCTTCAGGTGTCCAGATGGCAACACGTTTTGTAACAACAGAGGAATGTGATGCATCAATTAATTTCAAAAAAGCTTATATCAACTGTAAAAAGGAGGATATCGGCATAATCAAAAGTCCTGTTGGAATGCCGGGCAGAGCAATAGTAAATAAATTCCTTGAAGATGTAAATAAAGGAGAAAAAAAACCATATAAGTGCTTATTCCACTGCATAATCTCTTGCAATTATAGAAAAAGCCCCTACTGCATCGCACAAGCGCTAATAAATGCTCAAAAAGGGGACCTTGAAAATGGCTTCGCCTTCGCAGGCTCCAATGCATACAGAGCAAAAGAGATTACAACTGTAAAAGAATTAATATCAACACTTAAAAAAGAATATAATAATGCATTGAACAAATAA
- a CDS encoding MarR family winged helix-turn-helix transcriptional regulator yields MENEISVLETYLREISRIINLFTKNHLNKKGLTMSRFWVLNKLSLDNPITMSQLQKELLLSPGTLTGLIDNLVEDNLVKRWRDDNDRRLVFLLLTDKGYNLLEEILHYRTTLLSNIPAEKNIDITLLNNNLKEILSVLKAAHHDYEGE; encoded by the coding sequence TTGGAAAACGAAATTTCAGTTTTAGAAACATATCTTAGAGAAATAAGCCGCATTATAAATTTATTTACAAAAAATCACCTTAATAAAAAAGGTTTAACAATGTCACGATTCTGGGTCTTAAATAAATTATCCTTAGATAACCCTATAACTATGAGTCAACTTCAAAAGGAGCTTTTGTTGTCCCCTGGAACTTTAACAGGATTGATAGATAATCTTGTGGAGGATAATCTTGTTAAAAGATGGAGAGATGATAATGACCGCAGATTGGTTTTTTTATTGTTAACTGACAAAGGATATAATTTATTAGAAGAAATCCTTCATTATCGAACCACCTTATTATCAAATATCCCTGCCGAAAAAAATATCGATATTACACTCTTAAACAATAATTTAAAAGAGATACTTTCTGTTTTAAAAGCCGCTCATCACGATTATGAAGGAGAGTGA
- a CDS encoding DUF6514 family protein, whose product MHYKRVSEYQLTDSVEGKTVLTKYFLVKSQVKVFNGSEDIEVPSYGIEISEEIFLNEMLIRKLVDRVMHVSPYMEKVEELLRYFKDMSVSPLHLCDIIDDNYYKYVDDYDEYIKICKIAI is encoded by the coding sequence ATGCATTACAAAAGAGTAAGTGAATATCAATTGACTGATAGTGTGGAGGGGAAAACGGTGCTGACGAAGTATTTTTTGGTGAAATCTCAAGTGAAGGTCTTCAACGGCAGTGAAGATATTGAAGTTCCATCATACGGAATCGAAATTTCTGAAGAGATATTTCTTAATGAGATGCTCATTAGAAAATTAGTGGATAGGGTAATGCATGTAAGTCCGTATATGGAGAAGGTGGAGGAGCTTTTGAGGTATTTTAAGGATATGAGTGTGTCACCGCTTCATTTATGTGATATTATTGACGACAACTATTATAAGTATGTAGATGATTATGATGAATATATAAAAATATGTAAGATAGCGATATGA
- a CDS encoding ABC transporter ATP-binding protein — protein MKESDIIMCMNIETFNLVKRFGNHEVVKSISFNVKEGEIFGLLGPNGAGKTTTIRMLTTLLPPTSGLIKLSGFDVRRYGNLVRKFIGYVPQALSADSTLTGYENLYYIAKLLRLPKNEREKRIEYVLNLLNLKDAANRLVKEYSGGMVRRLEVGQAILHKPKILILDEPTVGLDPIARHNVWEALKTLQKDNGLSILITTHYMEEAEALCQRIAIMNMGLIVAQGTLEELKKAAGNNDISLEDIFIHFTGNNSESGGDFREMRQMRKRIQRFS, from the coding sequence ATGAAGGAGAGTGATATTATAATGTGTATGAATATTGAAACATTTAATCTTGTTAAACGATTTGGAAATCACGAGGTTGTTAAAAGCATAAGCTTTAATGTGAAAGAAGGTGAAATCTTCGGGCTTTTAGGACCAAACGGTGCGGGAAAAACAACAACCATAAGAATGCTGACAACCCTTCTGCCCCCTACCTCGGGATTAATAAAACTATCCGGTTTCGATGTAAGACGATATGGCAACCTTGTAAGAAAATTTATAGGATATGTTCCACAGGCACTTTCAGCTGATTCTACCTTGACAGGATATGAAAATTTATATTACATCGCAAAATTGCTCCGTCTGCCAAAAAATGAACGTGAAAAAAGGATTGAATATGTATTAAATTTGCTGAATTTAAAGGATGCTGCAAACCGCCTTGTGAAAGAATATTCCGGCGGTATGGTTCGCCGCCTTGAGGTAGGGCAGGCAATCCTTCATAAACCTAAAATACTTATCTTAGACGAACCAACGGTTGGACTTGACCCCATCGCCCGCCATAATGTATGGGAAGCCCTTAAAACACTTCAGAAAGATAACGGCTTATCAATATTAATAACAACACATTACATGGAAGAAGCAGAAGCATTGTGCCAAAGAATAGCAATTATGAATATGGGACTTATTGTTGCACAAGGCACCTTGGAAGAACTTAAAAAAGCAGCAGGAAATAATGATATATCTTTGGAGGATATATTTATTCACTTTACAGGAAATAATTCGGAATCAGGAGGTGATTTTCGTGAAATGCGTCAGATGCGAAAGAGAATCCAGCGTTTCAGTTAG
- a CDS encoding ACT domain-containing protein: MEVQKAIISVIGIDRVGIIYSVSKLLAENNVNIFDISQTLLKDIFTMIMIVDISNSTVDFDTLKHNLNKLGEQMGLKIDIQKEDIFRAMHRL, encoded by the coding sequence ATGGAAGTGCAAAAAGCGATTATATCTGTCATTGGAATTGACAGGGTCGGTATAATTTATTCAGTCTCAAAGTTATTGGCTGAAAACAATGTAAATATTTTCGACATAAGTCAGACATTATTAAAAGACATCTTTACCATGATTATGATTGTAGACATATCAAACTCCACAGTGGATTTTGATACCTTGAAACATAATCTTAATAAGCTTGGTGAACAAATGGGACTTAAAATCGATATTCAAAAAGAAGATATATTTAGAGCAATGCACAGACTGTGA
- a CDS encoding PFL family protein, whose amino-acid sequence MGFAFNEIEETIRMVQSEKLDIRTITMGISLRDCTGNSYEEISNKIYDKITKKAENLVKVANDLEAEFGIPIVNKRISVTPIAIVADKLKSKEEFVNVAKTLDAAAKAVGVNFIGGYSALVHKGFTDGDLHLIDSIPEALAATERVCSSVNVATTKAGINMDAVAIMGKIVKKTAMLTKENDGIGAAKLVVFCNAPEDNPFMAGAFHGIGEGECVINVGVSGPGVVFAALSKLDNQADFGQISETIKKTSFKITRAGELIGRLAAKRLNTSFGILDLSLAPTPEIGDSIANILEAMGLSKCGTHGTTAALALLNDAVKKGGVMASSYVGGLSGAFIPVSEDSGMISAVEAGAISLEKLEAMTCVCSVGLDMIAIPGDTPEETISAIIADEMAIGMINKKTTAVRVIPAPGKKVGDHIEFGGLLGHAPIMKVNNFSSEIFVKRGGRIPAPLHSLNN is encoded by the coding sequence ATGGGATTTGCATTTAACGAAATAGAAGAAACCATAAGAATGGTACAATCGGAAAAGCTTGATATAAGAACAATAACCATGGGCATAAGTTTAAGGGATTGCACCGGAAATTCATATGAAGAAATTTCAAATAAAATATATGATAAAATAACAAAAAAAGCGGAAAACCTTGTAAAAGTAGCAAACGACCTTGAAGCAGAATTTGGTATACCTATTGTAAATAAGCGAATCTCCGTTACTCCAATAGCTATAGTGGCAGATAAACTTAAAAGCAAAGAAGAATTTGTTAATGTTGCAAAAACTCTTGATGCTGCTGCAAAGGCTGTTGGAGTCAATTTTATCGGCGGATATTCTGCTTTGGTTCATAAAGGCTTTACTGATGGGGATCTGCATCTTATTGATTCTATTCCCGAAGCATTAGCAGCAACCGAACGCGTATGTTCATCTGTTAATGTAGCAACAACAAAAGCAGGTATAAATATGGATGCTGTTGCAATAATGGGGAAAATTGTTAAAAAAACAGCTATGCTTACAAAAGAAAATGATGGTATAGGTGCGGCAAAACTTGTCGTTTTCTGTAATGCGCCAGAAGACAATCCTTTTATGGCAGGGGCTTTTCATGGTATCGGTGAAGGTGAATGTGTTATAAATGTCGGAGTAAGCGGACCGGGGGTTGTCTTTGCAGCATTATCAAAGCTTGATAATCAGGCTGATTTTGGTCAGATATCCGAAACGATCAAAAAAACTTCTTTTAAGATAACACGGGCAGGAGAACTTATAGGAAGACTTGCAGCAAAGAGACTTAATACCTCTTTCGGTATTCTTGATTTATCACTGGCACCAACCCCAGAAATTGGTGACAGTATCGCAAATATATTAGAAGCAATGGGGCTTTCAAAATGCGGAACACATGGTACAACAGCAGCGCTTGCATTGCTTAATGATGCCGTCAAGAAAGGCGGTGTCATGGCATCATCATACGTGGGAGGTTTAAGCGGAGCCTTTATACCTGTAAGCGAAGATTCCGGAATGATAAGTGCTGTTGAAGCAGGAGCAATTTCCTTGGAAAAGTTAGAAGCCATGACATGTGTATGCTCAGTCGGTCTTGATATGATTGCAATACCGGGTGACACACCGGAAGAGACAATATCAGCAATAATTGCCGATGAGATGGCAATAGGCATGATAAATAAAAAAACAACAGCCGTCAGGGTAATACCCGCGCCAGGCAAAAAAGTAGGAGACCATATCGAATTCGGAGGACTTTTAGGACATGCACCGATTATGAAGGTAAATAATTTTTCCTCTGAGATATTCGTAAA
- a CDS encoding sodium-translocating pyrophosphatase — protein MVTYLVLIYAIIAVAIIVTFSLINYIYKQEKGNKQMQEISDAIKEGAMAFLNRQYKTIGLLAVVLAIIIASANYFGHLSQGGNVAVAYAWRISLAFVAGALCSGFAGFIGMYISVNTNIRVASAAKKGLNKALQIALRGGSVTGLIVTALSLFGIVTLFIAYGGISDNPDITKFVPSIIVGFAFGASFVALFAQLGGGIFTKAADVGADLVGKVEVGIPEDDPRNPAVIADLVGDNVGDCAGRGADLFESIAAENIGAMILGAALYPVFGWKGILFPLVVCAVGIISSIIGIISVKVKDDNDDPMNALGNGYFITVILNSILLLFFIKIMLGSSLSNGIPVNYWLLYGSALTGITLGYLFVILTDYYTSMSRKPVQEIAKASVTGPATNIITGISVGLESTAIPIIFISAAILISYKLGQLALPGILNAGFYGTAIATMGMLSTASYILAMDTFGPITDNAGGIVEMSGASDEIRLVTDRLDACGNTTKALTKGYAVGSAALATFLLFSAYLDEVKNILGKPLDSWFSVDIGKPEVFIGAFIGAMIVFLFSSTAIRAVGKAAQYIILEVRRQFKEIKGIMEGTTKPDYASCVDIVTKGALKEMIIPGLIVVLAPILVGVSLGKEAAGGFLMVTTITGVIMALFLNNSGGAWDNAKKYIELGNLGGKNSDAHKAGVVGDTVGDPFKDTAGPSLHVLIKLVSTITLVFISLFR, from the coding sequence TTGGTCACATATCTTGTTTTAATCTATGCTATCATTGCTGTTGCAATAATTGTTACCTTTTCATTGATTAACTATATCTATAAACAGGAAAAAGGTAATAAACAAATGCAGGAAATATCCGATGCCATAAAAGAAGGAGCTATGGCTTTCCTCAACCGTCAGTACAAAACAATTGGTTTATTAGCAGTAGTATTAGCTATAATTATCGCATCTGCCAATTATTTCGGTCATCTTTCACAAGGGGGAAATGTTGCAGTCGCTTATGCCTGGCGAATAAGCTTAGCTTTTGTGGCTGGTGCTCTATGTTCAGGCTTTGCGGGATTTATTGGCATGTATATATCGGTAAATACAAACATCCGGGTCGCTTCGGCTGCCAAAAAGGGGTTAAATAAGGCTTTGCAAATCGCTTTAAGGGGTGGGTCTGTCACCGGTTTAATCGTCACTGCTTTATCCTTATTTGGTATTGTAACATTGTTTATTGCATATGGTGGCATATCCGATAATCCGGATATTACTAAATTCGTCCCTTCCATAATAGTTGGATTTGCGTTTGGCGCATCCTTTGTCGCACTTTTTGCACAACTCGGAGGCGGCATTTTTACAAAAGCAGCAGATGTCGGTGCAGATTTAGTCGGTAAGGTAGAAGTCGGAATACCAGAGGATGACCCAAGAAATCCTGCTGTTATCGCTGACCTTGTTGGTGATAATGTAGGCGATTGTGCCGGTAGGGGTGCTGATTTGTTTGAATCCATCGCTGCAGAAAACATAGGTGCAATGATACTTGGTGCTGCACTTTATCCGGTTTTCGGCTGGAAGGGCATTCTTTTCCCTCTTGTAGTTTGTGCAGTAGGAATAATATCATCAATAATAGGCATAATCTCAGTCAAAGTAAAGGATGATAATGATGACCCCATGAATGCTCTCGGCAATGGTTATTTCATTACCGTAATTTTAAATTCGATACTGTTGCTGTTTTTTATAAAAATAATGCTGGGAAGTTCTTTGTCAAATGGCATACCGGTAAATTACTGGTTATTATACGGTTCTGCATTAACCGGTATAACCCTCGGCTATCTTTTTGTGATTTTAACAGATTATTATACATCTATGTCAAGAAAACCTGTACAAGAAATAGCAAAAGCATCCGTAACAGGTCCTGCAACAAACATAATAACGGGTATATCCGTTGGTCTGGAATCAACCGCAATCCCTATAATTTTTATATCCGCCGCCATATTAATATCTTATAAGTTGGGACAATTGGCATTGCCCGGAATATTAAATGCCGGATTCTATGGAACTGCGATCGCAACAATGGGTATGCTTTCCACAGCATCTTATATCCTGGCAATGGATACCTTTGGTCCAATAACAGATAATGCCGGCGGTATTGTTGAGATGTCAGGGGCTTCAGATGAAATAAGATTAGTAACAGATAGACTTGATGCCTGCGGTAATACAACAAAGGCATTAACAAAGGGTTATGCCGTTGGTTCAGCAGCATTGGCAACGTTTCTACTGTTTTCCGCTTATCTTGATGAGGTTAAAAATATCCTTGGGAAACCCTTGGATTCATGGTTCTCGGTTGATATTGGCAAACCCGAGGTCTTTATCGGAGCTTTTATCGGTGCCATGATTGTATTTTTATTCAGTTCAACAGCCATAAGGGCAGTAGGAAAAGCCGCACAATACATTATTTTAGAAGTAAGAAGACAATTTAAAGAAATCAAAGGAATAATGGAAGGTACAACAAAACCGGATTATGCAAGTTGTGTCGATATTGTAACAAAAGGCGCTTTAAAAGAAATGATAATCCCCGGTCTTATAGTTGTCTTAGCACCGATACTTGTCGGCGTTTCCCTTGGAAAAGAAGCGGCAGGCGGCTTTTTAATGGTAACTACAATAACCGGTGTTATAATGGCGTTGTTTTTAAATAACAGCGGCGGTGCGTGGGACAATGCTAAAAAATACATTGAACTTGGAAATCTTGGCGGTAAAAATTCTGATGCTCATAAAGCAGGTGTTGTTGGCGATACCGTAGGTGACCCCTTTAAAGATACCGCCGGTCCATCGTTACATGTTTTAATTAAATTAGTAAGTACAATAACACTTGTTTTTATATCCTTATTTAGATAA
- a CDS encoding YibE/F family protein, translating into MLKKFRKPEIIFTIIVLIFSIILFLIPTGFEKESDGYLREKGLIIATDNSKIVQSGIVKTGTQGLRVKILTGKFKGQEFESSNLLVGRLEIDKMFEPGDKALITINHSGNKIIAVNVIDHYRINYELILFSIFVLLLIYFGGWIGAKALLSFVFTVLMMWKILLPAFLKGFNPVIISFIVVVVLAAVTIFLVAGISKKAVTAFLGTISGVITTLIFSLLFGNLFKIHGAVVPFSETLLYSGYAHLNLTQIFLSSIFIASVGALMDIAMDISAAIQEVVEKKPDITSREAIQSGFNVGRVVIGTMTTTLLFAYSGGYIALLMVFMAQGTPVINILNLQYVAAQILHTLVGSFGMIIVAPFTAILGGLLFTFKTKRTVSS; encoded by the coding sequence ATGTTGAAGAAATTCAGAAAACCGGAAATCATTTTTACGATTATTGTTTTGATTTTCAGTATAATTTTATTTTTAATTCCCACAGGTTTTGAAAAAGAATCTGATGGATATTTAAGAGAAAAAGGTCTTATCATTGCTACAGATAACAGCAAGATAGTGCAGAGCGGTATTGTAAAAACAGGTACACAGGGACTTAGGGTGAAAATTCTAACTGGAAAATTTAAGGGTCAGGAATTTGAATCATCGAATCTTCTTGTTGGAAGACTTGAAATTGATAAGATGTTTGAACCGGGTGATAAAGCACTTATCACCATAAATCATTCCGGAAACAAGATAATTGCTGTAAATGTAATTGACCATTATAGAATAAATTATGAGTTAATATTGTTTTCAATTTTTGTCTTGCTGCTTATCTATTTTGGCGGATGGATAGGTGCAAAGGCACTGCTTTCATTTGTATTTACTGTACTTATGATGTGGAAGATATTGCTGCCTGCATTTTTAAAAGGTTTTAATCCTGTAATTATTTCCTTTATAGTTGTTGTTGTATTAGCAGCTGTAACCATCTTTCTTGTGGCAGGGATAAGCAAAAAAGCTGTCACAGCTTTTCTTGGTACAATTTCAGGTGTTATAACAACATTGATTTTTTCATTGCTGTTTGGCAATTTATTCAAGATTCATGGGGCTGTGGTACCTTTTTCAGAAACCTTGCTTTATTCAGGTTATGCACATTTAAATTTAACTCAAATATTCTTGTCAAGTATTTTTATAGCATCGGTTGGGGCGCTTATGGATATTGCAATGGATATTTCTGCAGCAATACAAGAGGTTGTAGAAAAAAAGCCTGATATAACTTCAAGAGAGGCTATACAATCTGGTTTTAATGTGGGAAGGGTTGTAATCGGTACAATGACAACAACATTATTGTTCGCCTATTCAGGAGGTTATATTGCTCTTTTAATGGTGTTCATGGCACAGGGGACACCTGTAATTAATATTCTTAATCTCCAATATGTTGCAGCTCAAATATTGCACACATTAGTTGGCAGTTTCGGCATGATTATCGTAGCACCGTTTACGGCAATATTAGGGGGATTGTTATTTACTTTCAAGACTAAAAGAACGGTTTCTTCATAA
- a CDS encoding ABC transporter permease, translating to MKCVRCERESSVSVSIIKTLIDYINASIVITEMEIKKLRHDPTELFTRAIQPVLWLLIFGQALSHIRAIPTGNVNYQTFMTPGILAQSMMFVSIFYGINIIWDKDQGVLQKLIALPVPRLAFVTGKAFSAGIRAISQVLIIILLALIIGIKIQWSFAGIILSILTIICGAVFFSSLSMSLAAIVKSKERFMGFGQVITMPLFFASNAIYPISIMPLWLQVLSRINPLSYIVELLRNYLLNGYSINTVLDWITLICAIIFMQIIAGILFPYIVS from the coding sequence GTGAAATGCGTCAGATGCGAAAGAGAATCCAGCGTTTCAGTTAGTATCATAAAAACCTTAATTGATTATATTAATGCATCTATTGTAATTACAGAAATGGAAATAAAAAAACTCCGTCATGACCCAACGGAACTATTTACAAGGGCAATTCAACCCGTATTGTGGCTTCTGATTTTTGGGCAGGCTCTCTCCCATATAAGAGCTATCCCAACAGGGAATGTAAATTACCAGACCTTTATGACCCCCGGTATATTAGCGCAATCCATGATGTTTGTATCCATTTTTTACGGCATCAACATCATATGGGACAAAGACCAAGGAGTCTTGCAAAAATTAATAGCACTCCCTGTTCCCCGTCTCGCCTTTGTTACAGGGAAAGCGTTTAGTGCAGGCATACGGGCAATAAGTCAAGTGTTAATTATTATCCTCTTAGCTTTAATAATAGGTATAAAAATCCAGTGGAGTTTTGCAGGTATCATTTTAAGTATTTTAACAATAATATGCGGTGCCGTGTTCTTTTCCTCCCTATCAATGTCATTAGCCGCAATTGTTAAAAGTAAGGAGCGTTTTATGGGGTTCGGTCAGGTTATCACAATGCCTCTTTTCTTTGCCAGCAACGCCATATATCCAATTAGCATCATGCCTCTATGGCTCCAGGTTCTGTCAAGAATAAACCCATTAAGCTATATTGTTGAATTACTTAGAAATTATCTATTAAACGGATATAGCATTAATACAGTACTTGACTGGATTACACTAATCTGTGCAATAATTTTCATGCAAATTATCGCAGGAATTTTATTTCCATATATCGTTTCATAA
- a CDS encoding alkaline phosphatase, with translation MRTIFKRKSFILSFLIIMVMSLLLSGCGSQSKQTASSNTNSYSGKPAKYVFLFIGDGMGMPQVSSAEIYKGSIAKSDNPNIKKLDFTQFPAQGMQTTYEADSFIPDSASTGTSIATGFKTNDGIIAMDPSKKIKYTSTAEKAKANGMKVGIVSSVSIDHATPAVFYAHNPSRNNYYDIAMELTKSNFDYFAGGGFLQPKGKNGDKPDVIEEAKKNGYKYVTTKEDFQKLDSKSGKVIAVNPVLDKAKALPYSINNNQNSLTLADFTKKGIELLDNPKGFFMMVEGGKIDWSGHANDAATNIYDTMALDNAVAEAMKFYDKHPDETLIVVTADHETGGMTIGFAGTKYETYYDILANQKISYDEFDKKVEEYKKSHTPENAKIEDLLPLIKENFGLTVLTPDEKTALENKAKNGDKEAAKQLQLALNDQDLNSLKAALALNMKDKKERGNDQQTYLLYGGYEPLSVTLTHILNQKAGIGWTSYSHTGVPVPVYAKGVGQELFQGYYDNTDIAKKFLAVMGVSKS, from the coding sequence ATGAGAACAATTTTTAAAAGGAAATCATTTATACTGTCATTTCTGATAATAATGGTCATGTCATTATTATTAAGCGGATGCGGCAGTCAATCAAAGCAAACGGCTTCAAGCAATACAAACAGTTATTCAGGCAAACCGGCTAAATATGTATTTTTGTTTATTGGTGATGGAATGGGTATGCCTCAAGTAAGCTCAGCAGAAATTTATAAAGGTTCTATTGCTAAAAGTGATAACCCAAATATAAAGAAACTTGATTTTACTCAATTTCCTGCACAAGGAATGCAGACAACCTATGAAGCAGATTCATTTATACCTGATTCGGCTTCTACAGGTACCTCAATAGCAACCGGATTTAAAACAAATGATGGTATTATAGCAATGGATCCATCAAAGAAAATTAAATATACGTCTACTGCTGAAAAGGCAAAGGCAAATGGTATGAAAGTAGGTATTGTATCAAGTGTATCTATTGACCATGCTACCCCTGCGGTTTTTTATGCACATAATCCATCAAGGAATAATTATTATGATATAGCAATGGAATTAACAAAAAGTAATTTTGATTATTTTGCCGGTGGAGGTTTCCTTCAGCCGAAAGGGAAAAATGGTGATAAACCTGATGTAATAGAGGAAGCGAAAAAGAATGGTTATAAATATGTAACTACTAAAGAAGATTTTCAAAAGCTTGATTCAAAGTCAGGAAAGGTGATTGCCGTAAATCCTGTTCTTGATAAGGCTAAGGCATTGCCATACAGCATTAATAACAATCAAAACAGCTTGACATTGGCTGATTTTACTAAAAAAGGCATTGAATTATTAGACAATCCAAAAGGATTTTTCATGATGGTAGAAGGAGGAAAAATCGACTGGTCAGGGCATGCAAATGACGCCGCAACAAACATATATGATACAATGGCATTAGATAATGCTGTTGCTGAGGCAATGAAATTTTACGATAAACATCCTGATGAGACATTAATCGTTGTAACTGCCGATCATGAAACAGGCGGAATGACGATCGGTTTTGCAGGTACAAAATATGAAACATATTATGATATATTAGCAAATCAAAAAATCTCTTATGATGAATTTGATAAAAAGGTAGAGGAATACAAAAAAAGTCATACACCTGAAAACGCAAAAATTGAAGATTTGCTGCCATTAATTAAGGAAAATTTTGGTTTGACAGTTTTGACACCTGATGAAAAAACTGCCCTTGAAAACAAAGCAAAAAATGGTGATAAAGAAGCTGCCAAACAATTACAGCTTGCTCTTAATGATCAGGATTTAAACAGTTTAAAGGCTGCCCTTGCCTTAAATATGAAGGATAAGAAAGAGAGAGGTAATGACCAACAAACGTATCTTCTATATGGAGGATATGAGCCCTTATCAGTAACATTAACGCATATACTAAATCAGAAAGCCGGTATCGGCTGGACGTCCTATTCTCATACGGGAGTACCTGTACCGGTATATGCTAAAGGTGTAGGGCAAGAGCTTTTTCAGGGTTATTATGATAATACGGATATAGCAAAAAAATTCTTAGCTGTTATGGGTGTTTCAAAAAGTTAA